GCTGCAGGGCCCTGCGGCCTGTCACACGCTAGCATCCACCGGGTGGAGCGGCTGCGCACGACCGCGGCGGGCGGGCGCGCTGCCAGAACGCTCTGCGCCTCCTGCGGAACGCAGGCCTGCGTGAAGGTAAATGCAAATCAGCTCCGCCCAGCGCTTCCCGCAGAAGGAGGGTTTTCTGTATGCGCGCCCGgtttcctcctccttcagccagaatgctgattttatttttgcgGTTTATGAACTTGAGAGAGGGAATTCATTTCCTTGGTATAATATGACCCTCTGGAGAAAGTCTTGTCCGAATACATTTTGCTCCCAAACATCGTCCTACAAGAAGGGCTATACTGAAACGAAACAGAGATGATTGAAGTCTGATTTATAGGTAAGGTGAGTTGGTAGGTTTATGCCAAATTATTACATCCAGAGAAGGTGAAAGGGAATGAAAGGGCTCCTCCCGGGAGATGGAAACCTttgtgaaaagaaatatttatgttgCACATACCTTTAACCCAGCCAGCAGCCAggttacattttattatattcaccACCAATTCCCTTTTCTGTTTCTCGCCAGACTGTACAAGCCCTGAAAGCAAGAACGGGGTTCACGGCATCTTGATACCCCCATATGGGGACGTTTTGGCGATTTTATTTATAAGAAAGGGATTTTACACCGGAGAGGCTTTTAAATCTACCAACAGACTGGACCAGCTTTCTCATCCCCACTGGCTGATTAATGATTCCTCCATGCCAACCCGGTTCTCAGAGACACCAAGTCCAGGTAAAAACCACCCCTTCGTCCCCTAAACCTTGCAAGAAGCACACGGTCCAGAATTATGCTTCTTTCAGGTTCTAAATAGCACAATAAAACTAATAACAATAAGCTTTCTAGTTATTGGATCAGGTACATTTTACTTTACAACAAGCTTTTACTTATTGGATCAGGTTCCCTTTAAAGCAATGTttgaacatgatttcatttaatcctcacaaccacactatgaggtaggtactatcatTCCATTTgaaggatgagaaaactgaggcttgaagatgttaaataacttgttcaagatcacaGCTAGTCAGTGGACATAGCTGCCATTCACTGAGTGCTTCctgtgagccaggcacagtgaccaTCACATTAAaccaattatttatttcatttaatagtGCCCTTGATTCTTAAGAAGTGGCCTCCAGTGCTTAGAATTCCAAGCATTTGGTCCTTTGGAGATGAGAAACCATGGGAAGGCAGGGGCTTATTCACCCCTGTATCCAAAAAGTTGAGGATGGTGCCAGGGACACAGATGTTACCAGGGACTCCAAAAATACTGAATGAAAGGACAGTGGAGGTGCTTTCCTGTGGGATCTTCCAACCTCTTCCCGCCTTCAGGTGAGTCCTGCTGATGCTCCAGCTGCCCTTGGAACAGGGACCTTGGccacagtttccttatctgtaataaTGGGGTGACAATTCCTCCTGTACAGTGTTGTTAGGGACCTAGCGAGGCAGCTTCTATGGCTGCATTTGGCCCTTAgttttctcactttcttcttgAACATGGGAGTGGGGAGATGGACTCCTAAGGTTATGACACTTGAAGATTTCAAAGGGGGGCCTGCAGATTTATGTCCTCACTTGTTTTATACCTCACAGAGGTCAGCGAAGCAGGGTATCACCGAAGTCCCACCTGATGTCACTGGAACTAGTGCTCCATGTCTTCACCAGGCCCATGCCAGCCGTGAGGGGCAGAACCAGGTTTTCTGACACCAAACCCCAGGTTTCTTCCTGTGCTGACATGGATCCTTTTTCTGACTTGGCCAGCAGC
The Macaca mulatta isolate MMU2019108-1 chromosome 6, T2T-MMU8v2.0, whole genome shotgun sequence DNA segment above includes these coding regions:
- the LOC144329591 gene encoding uncharacterized protein LOC144329591: MPTRFSETPSPVPLILKKWPPVLRIPSIWSFGDEKPWEGRGLFTPVSKKLRMVPGTQMLPGTPKILNERTVEVLSCGIFQPLPAFRGQRSRVSPKSHLMSLELVLHVFTRPMPAVRGRTRFSDTKPQVSSCADMDPFSDLASSLS